TGATGAAGAACACCCCCCAGGCCAGGTTGAGCCGTTTCCAAATGGGATCCGGAACATCGATGGCACTCTCCATCATGCGCTGTACCAGGGGCTTTTTACCGATCAACATGCTGCCGATAAACACCAGGCCGAACAGCCAGTTGATGACGGATGGCTTCCACATGATGAAGGTCCGGTCCTGCAGCAGGATGGTCAGCCCGCCAAACACCACCAGGATCGCCAGGGTGATCAGATGCATCCGTTCCACATGCCCTTTGCGCAGCCAGCCGTAGCCGACCTGAATCACAGAGGCGGCAATCGCAACCCCGGTGGCGATATAGATGCCGTAGAGTTTGTAGGCGACAAAGAACAGGATGACTGGGAAAAAGTCGGCAAGCAGTTTCATAAGGAATCAGTGGGTAAATTCAGGATGGCAAAGGTTCGGTCAGGGATTGTATATCGATTTAATGTAAGGTTCTGGGTGAACTCCAGAGATTGTAATACTTTTCAACGACTTCGCGTACCTGTTGTGGGTAATTCAGGGCGTCCATCTGGCTCATGCCCTCCTTGAAAAATGCCGGGGCCTCATCCGGTATGTACTCAACGAGTATCTCATAGGCCCGTTCGATAAGTCCTGGGCGGTGGCTTCGGGTTGCAATAATGGCTTGATTAATCAGCAGGATACGCCATGGTTCTGAAGTTGATTCCTGTTTTTTTCTGGTTTTCAGTTCAGGTGAAACCGTATTCAACAACTCCTGGACAACCTCATAAAGTTGTTCCAATTCGGCGTTATCCTGATAGGTGTTGGCAAGCCTGGCCAGTGCATTGACGATCGGCTCCAGGGTTTTGATGTGACCCAGATGTCTGCCCAGCCACAGCGCCAGGGGCAGGGCGAGATCCTCAAACTCCCGGCTCTCTTTATTGAGTTCCAGCTCCGTCGCCAGTGCGGAGAAATCCATCAACAGATTGATCCCATAGTCTCCCAGTTCATTCAGTTCGTCTTCAGACAGGGTATTGTCCGATTCGTTCTCTTTCGGCTGGTCAACCAGCTGCAGGATATCGATCAGTCGGAACATGGTTTCGCGCAGTGCGCTGGGAGAGCGCTCAGGATCGACCGATTCCCGCATGCGCTCCGATTTGATGAGCTCATTGGCGAGTTCATCAAAGCGGCTGCTGATCGTGTTGATGGAGAGGTTATCGAATAACATGGACGTCATTGTATCAGGCTGCTGGAGTATCGTCTGTGAGATGTGGCGTAACTCTGCAGGATGTTTTATCTGCGCCGGGTCGAGGCAAATTGATGGAAATTCCTGAACTGGCGATTTTTGTATCCGTAGCGCAGGACAATGGGTACAATCCGCCCCCATGTTTTGCGTATACGACCTACACAGCCACTCAACCGCCTCCGATGGAACCCTTTCACCCCGGGCTTTGGTGCAGCGTGCCGCTGAGGCAGGGGTCGAAGTACTGGCCCTGACCGATCACGACACCACAGCAGGAATTGATGAGGCCAGTGAGGCCGCACAGAGTTGTGGTTTGGTTCTGATTCCCGGGGTTGAGGTGTCGGTCAGCTGGAATCGGCAGACCGTGCATCTGGTCGGCCTGAATGTCGATCCCCACGATCCCAAGCTCAATGATGGACTGCAACGGCTTCGGGAATTCCGTGAGTGGCGAGCTGTTGAGATCGGCAGTAGACTCCATAAGGCGGGGATTTCCGGCGCCTATGAGGGTGCGCGGGCCCTGGCGGAAGGGAGTCTGGTGAGTCGCACCCATTTTGCACGGTTTCTGGTCCGATCCGGCCGCGTTGAGGACGAACGCAAGGTCTTCAAGCGCTTTCTGGTTAGCGGCAAGCCTGGGCATGTGCCAGGTGAGTGGGCCAGCCTGGAAGAGGCGGTAGGTTGGATTCATGGAGCTGGCGGGCAGGCTGTGATCGCCCATCCGGCCCGCTACAGGATGACCCGCAGCAAATTGCGCCAGCTGTTGAAGACTTTTGTCGCTTTACAGGGTGATGCCCTGGAAGTGGTATCCGGCAGCCATAGCCGCGATGACTACATCAACATGGCAAAGCATGCCAAGGATTTTGATCTGATGGCCTCTGCCGGATCCGATTTTCACTGCCCGGAGAATCCCTGGATCGAGCTGGGTCGATTGCCCAGGTTGCCGGAGGGTTGTAAGCCGGTGTGGCAGAATTGGAATCTGACTGGGCAGACCGAAGTGCGGAGCCAGCTGGGCTGATCGGGAACTATCATGGCGCAGTTTTTTCAGATCCATCCGGAAAACCCCCAGGTCCGACTGATCCGGCAGGCGGTCAGCATCATTCAGGAAGGCGGCCTGGTGATCTACCCAACCGATTCCAGCTATGCGCTGGGTTGTCATATCGGCGACAAGGGGGCGATGGAACGCATCCGGCGTATCCGTAAGGTGGATGACGCCCACAACTTCACCCTGGTCTGCCAGGATCTGACTGAGATCTCACACTACGCCAAAATCGATAACCAGGACTACCGTTTGCTGAAAAATCTGACCCCTGGGCCCTATACCTTCATCCATAAGGCGACCAAACAGGTTCCCCGGCGGCTGATGCACCCAAAGCGTAAAACCATCGGTATTCGGGTGCCTGACAATGAGATTGTTCGGGCACTGCTGCAGGAGCTGGGTGAACCGATCATGAGCACCACCCTGATCCTGCCCGGTGAGGAGATGCCGTTGACCGATCCCTATGAAATGCGCGATCTGCTGGATCACCAGGTGGATCTGATCATCGATGGTGGCTATTGCGGCTATGAAGCCACCACGGTGGTGGTGATGACCGACCATCAACCTGAGGTTGTGCGCGCCGGGAAAGGCGACACATCCCTGTTCGAGGTATAATTTTTCGATGGAAGGCTTAAGTCTGATTCAAAAACTGGCAATCTTTGTGTTGCCGATGATATTTGCCATCACGGTGCACGAAGCGGCACACGGCTGGATGGCCAAGCGGCTGGGTGACAAGACCGCGGAGATGCTGGGGCGGGTAACCCTCAATCCTATCAAGCATATCGATCCGGTGGGTACCATTCTGGTTCCATTGGGAGCCTATCTGCTGACCGGCTTCATGTTCGGTTGGGCAAAGCCGGTGCCGGTCAACTGGAACAATCTGCGTCAACCGAAACGGGATATGGGTCTGGTGGCGCTGGCCGGTCCGGGCGCCAATCTATTGATGGCGCTGATCTGGGCCATGATGGTCTACGCCGGGGCCCTCTCGCTACAGCATTTTGAATGGCTGGGTGTGCCGTTGATGCTGATGGGAGTGGCAGGTGTGTTGATCAATGCCGTACTGATGGCCCTGAATCTGATGCCGATTCCCCCGCTGGATGGGGGGCGGGTTGTCTACTCCCTGTTGCCCCCCAAACAGGCTCAGATCTTCTCCCGGCTTGAGGCCTATGGTCTGTTCATCGTATTGATAATGCTGGTTACCGGTATCCTCGGTTTTCTGCTCTGGCCGCTGGTCGGCCTGACGATCAAGATCCTGCCGGCATCGGATCTGGTCACACAACTTATTCCTGTCATTCTCAGTCCCGCAAGGAGTTAGATTTGAATCAGCCGTTAAGTGCAAACCGGGTGCTCTCCGGCATGCGTCCCACAGGACAGTTGCATCTTGGTCACTATCATGGGGTGTTAAAGAACTGGGTTACCCTGCAAGAAGCGTACGACTGCTACTTTTTTGTGGCTGACTGGCATGCGCTGACAACCCATTACGATGATCCGAGTGTGATTCCAAACAGCATCTGGGACATGGTGATCGACTGGCTTGCGGCGGGTGTGGACAGTGACTCCGCAACCCTGTTCGTACAATCCCTGGTGCCGGAACATGCCGAGTTGCATCTGCTGCTCTCCATGATTACCCCTCTGGGGTGGCTGGAACGGGTCCCCAGTTATAAGGATCAGCAGGAGAAGCTGAAAGAGAAGGATCTGGCGACCTACGGTTTTCTCGGCTACCCGCTGTTGCAATCGGCGGATATTCTGATCTATCGGGCGGCCCAGGTGCCGGTGGGAGAGGATCAGGTTGCCCATGTGGAGCTGACCCGTGAAGTGGCGCGCCGTTTCAACCACATCTATGGACGTGGTGCCAACTACGAAGAGGAGGCGGAAGCCGCGCGTAAGAAGATGGGTAAAAAGGCCGCCAAACAGTATGCCCAACTGAGAAAGGCCTACCAGGAACAGGGCGATGCAGAAGCACTGCTAAAAGGGCAGGAACTGCTGGGTGCACAACAGAATATCAGCATGGAGGAGCGAGAGCGCCTGCTGGGCTATCTGGAGGGTAGCGGTCGGGTGATTCTGGCTGAACCTCAGCCGTTGCTGACCAAGGCCTCGAAAATGCCGGGGCTCGATGGACAGAAGATGTCCAAGTCCTACGCCAATACCATCTCCCTGCGGGAGACCCCCGAGCAGGTGGAAAATAAGCTGAAACGGATGCCTACCGATACCAATCGGGTGCGCAGAACCGATCCGGGCGATCCACAGAAGTGTCCTGTCTGGCAGTTTCATGAGGTCTACTCGGATTTGAAGACCCGGGAGTGGGTGCAAGCGGGCTGTACAAGCGCCGGAATCGGTTGTCTCGAGTGCAAAGCCCCGGTGATTGAAGCGGTATTGGATGAACTCAAGCCGATACAGGCCAGGGCAGCCGAATTGGAGGCGCAACCTGAGCAGGTTAAGCGTATCATCGAAGCGGGCTCCGAGAAGGCCAGAGCGGTGGCCCGGGAGACCATGCGGGAAGTCCGTGAGGCCATGTCATTGCAGATTCTGGGATAATACCCCCGGAATCCAACCATTCAACTGTAGATAATAGTCAGCCATGGAACCAACTGAAAATCATCCCCACCACCATCCGGAGCAGGAGGAGATGCCATTTGCCATGGTGATGGGCGAGCCTTTGGCCACTCCGCCCACCGACCTCTATATTCCGCCGGATGCTCTGGAGGTGTTTCTGGATGCCTTCGAGGGGCCGTTGGATCTATTGCTCTATCTGATCAGACGTCAGAATCTGGATATCCTCGACATCCCGATTTCCGAGATCACCGACCAGTATGTCAGCTACATCGATATGATGAACGAGATGCGGCTTGAACTGGCGGCTGAGTATCTGGTCATGGCTGCCATGCTGGCGGAGATCAAATCCCGCATGTTACTGCCACGACCTGTCAGCGAGGATGAGGATGTGGATGATCCCAGAGCCGAGCTGATCCGCCGTCTGCAGGAGTATGAGCGCTATAAGCAGGCCGCCGAGGATCTGGATGGTCTCGAGCACATGACCCGGGATACCTTCCAGGGGCATGCGGAGCTGGTTGAACGTCATGTTGAAGTCACTGAGCCCGATGTGGCGTTGCGCGAGATCATGCTGGCGCTTGCCGATGTCATGCATCGCGCTGATATGTTCAGCAGCCATCGGGTTGAGAAAGAGCCGTTGTCGGTGCGTGAGAAGATGTCGCACGTACTGCAGAGTATTGATGGTCAGCAGTTTGTCAGCTTCACCGAACTGTTTAATATCACCGAGGGCCGATTGGGCGTGGTGGTGACTTTCCTGGCGGTGTTGGAACTGATAAAAGGATCGCTGATCGAGTTGGTGCAGGCAGAAGCCTTTGCTCCGATTCATGTCAAAGCGAAGATTTCATAAGATGACTGAACAGAACAGACTGAAACAGATCGTAGAGGCCGCACTGCTGGCTGCCGGCAAACCTTTGAGCCTGGACGAACTGATCGGACTCTTCACTGAATCTGAGCAGCCGGAGAAAAAGAGCCTCAGAGAGGTTCTGGCCGAAATTACCGAGGACTACCAGGGGCGAGGCATCGAGGTTACCGAGGTTGGCAACGGTTTTCGTATCCAGGTGCGTGCAGAGTTTTCCCCCTGGGTTTCCAAGCTCTGGGCCGAGCGTCCACCAAAATACTCCAGAGCCCTGTTGGAAACCCTGGCGCTGATTGCCTACCGCCAACCGATTACCCGTGGTGAGATCGAAGATATCCGTGGTGTCTCCGTGAGTACCAACATCATCAAGACCCTGACGGAACGGGAGTGGGTACGGGTGGTGGGGCACCGGGATGTGCCGGGTAAGCCGGCACTGTACGCCACCACCAAAGAGTTTCTAGACTATTTTAATCTGAAGAGTCTGAATGAGCTGCCGACCCTGGCGGAGATCCGCGATCTCGACTCGATCAATCGGGAGCTGGAGTTACAGGACCCGGATAAGGTGGATGGCGAGCAGAGCGAAGCGACGCAACAGTCGGTCGATTCTGTTGAGAATACCCAGACCCGACAAGATGCGGATGATGAGTTTGAGACAGAATCTGCCTCAGCAGAACCAGCGGTGGAATCTGTCAGTGAATCGGAAGCTGAGGCAGAGACAGATGGTGAAGCTGACAGCCAATCATTCGAAGCTGAAACAGATTCGACTGCTGAGCTCGATACAGCTGAAGTGCCGGCTACAGATGATGATATCTCAGATCATCAGGATGAAGCAGAACCGGAATCATTGGAGCGCTCTGAGAAGCGACTGACTACTGCAAACCCTGAGGCAGAATCACCCAGTGTGGCACTGTCCGATGAGGAGCAAACCCCATTGAAGACCGAGATCGATGAGTAGGGACAAACAGCCTGTCGGAGACCGCCTGCAGAAAGTACTGGCCAACGCCGGTCTGGGTTCACGGCGCGAAATCGAAGGCTGGATCGCTGCAGGCCGGGTGGAAGTCAACGGCAAGTTGGCTGAACTGGGGCTCCGGGTCCTGCCGGAGGACAGCATCCGGGTGGATGGTCGACCGGTTTCCAAGCGCAAGCTTGAAGCACCGGAGCGTGAAGTGCTGGTCTACAACAAACCGGAGGGGGAGCTGGTCACCCGTAATGATCCGGAGAACCGTCGTACGGTTTTTCAACGCTTGCCCAGGCTGGAGCGTGGGCGATGGATTCCGGTAGGTCGGCTGGATATCAATACCTCTGGCCTGCTGTTACTGACCACGGATGGCGAGCTGGCCAATCAACTGATGCACCCGAGTCAGCAGGTGGAACGTGAGTATGCCGTACGGGTGATGGGTGAAGTCACCGAAGAGCAACTCCACCAACTGACCCATGGTGTCGAGCTGGATGATGGTCCGGCCCGTTTTGAAGAGATTGTTGAGTCTGGTGGTGAGGGATTCAACCGCTGGTTTCACGTTGTCATCATGGAGGGACGACAACGGGAGGTTCGGCGCATGTGGGAGGCGGTTGGCTGTCAGGTCAGTCGGCTCAAGCGGGTACGCTATGGCAGTGTGATACTCGAAAGCGCACTCAAGGTCGGTCGCTGGCGCTTCCTCAAAGAGAAAGAGATCGAAGAACTGGCCAATGTATCCGGGGTAAAAACCGAACGTTCGAAAAGCAGACCCAAAGCAAAAGGCAAGGACTACCCGCCAAAAGGTTCAAAGCCCCGCCAAAGCACTAAACGAAGCAATACTCGTCAAGCTTCCCGACAGACAAAACCTGTCCCCAAGAACAGTCCATGGAAGGGTAAAAAATCCTCTGGTGGACGCTCTCGTTGAGATCACTCAAGGCTCGTCTGGAAGAGCTGTTTGAGAAACTCTTCGCACACTACGGTGCACAGAACTGGTGGCCGGCAGACAGCCCTTTTGAAGTTATGCTCGGTGCGGTACTGACTCAGAACACGGCCTGGACCAATGTCGAAAAGGCGATCCATAATTTAAAAAGCCTGAGTGAGCTCAATCCCCAAGCGTTGATCACCATGCCTCGCGAATCACTTGCCCAAGCCATCCGGCCATCCGGTTACTACAATCTGAAGGCTGAGCGTGTGCAGAATCTCTGCGGTTTGCTGCTGGACAACCCGGCATTACACAGACTGGATGATCCTCAGCTGCGTGAACAGTTGCTTGGTGTGACCGGCATTGGTCCGGAAACAGCGGATGACATCCTGCTCTATGCCTTTCATCGGCCGGTATTTGTTATCGATGCTTATACCCGCAGACTGCTTGGCCGGATTGGTTGGGTAGATGGTTATGTGCCCTATGAGGCGTTACGCCAGACCATTGAACAGGCGCTGGTCGGAGAAGCGTCTTACTATAACGAGTTTCATGCCCTGATCGTGATACATGCCAAATCAGTCTGTTGTAAACAGCCCCGTTGCAACGCTTGTCATCTGAGCGGACTCTGCAACTACGCGGCTGATAGCAGGCCCTAGCGCTCTTATTCGCTCATCACGACCTGATTGCGACCCTGGTTTTTGGCAACATAGAGCGCCTCGTCGGCACGCTTGAAGAGTGTTTCAGCGGTGTCACCTTCATTCATCATGCTGACACCCAGACTCAGGGTGACCTGCAGATTCTTCAAGGATTCAATACGCAGGCTTTCGATGTTTTCCCGGATTCTTTCAGCCAACAGTCTGGCGCCAAGTTGATCAGTACCGTTAAGCACCACCACGAACTCTTCGCCCCCATAGCGATAGAGTGCGTCACTGCTGCGGATGGTTTCTTCTACCCCCTTCGCAACCTGCTTCAACACCAGATCACCCACCGCATGACCATATTGATCATTAATTCGCTTGAAGAAATCGATATCCATGACGACTAAGGAGAGTTCGCTGTTTTTACGTCGATTGAGTTCGATTTCCCGATTGAAGTTGGAGTCGAAGGCGGTGCGGTTCTTAATGCCTGTGAGGGAGTCGAGAAACGCACT
This portion of the Candidatus Thiodiazotropha endoloripes genome encodes:
- a CDS encoding segregation and condensation protein A encodes the protein MEPTENHPHHHPEQEEMPFAMVMGEPLATPPTDLYIPPDALEVFLDAFEGPLDLLLYLIRRQNLDILDIPISEITDQYVSYIDMMNEMRLELAAEYLVMAAMLAEIKSRMLLPRPVSEDEDVDDPRAELIRRLQEYERYKQAAEDLDGLEHMTRDTFQGHAELVERHVEVTEPDVALREIMLALADVMHRADMFSSHRVEKEPLSVREKMSHVLQSIDGQQFVSFTELFNITEGRLGVVVTFLAVLELIKGSLIELVQAEAFAPIHVKAKIS
- a CDS encoding PHP domain-containing protein encodes the protein MFCVYDLHSHSTASDGTLSPRALVQRAAEAGVEVLALTDHDTTAGIDEASEAAQSCGLVLIPGVEVSVSWNRQTVHLVGLNVDPHDPKLNDGLQRLREFREWRAVEIGSRLHKAGISGAYEGARALAEGSLVSRTHFARFLVRSGRVEDERKVFKRFLVSGKPGHVPGEWASLEEAVGWIHGAGGQAVIAHPARYRMTRSKLRQLLKTFVALQGDALEVVSGSHSRDDYINMAKHAKDFDLMASAGSDFHCPENPWIELGRLPRLPEGCKPVWQNWNLTGQTEVRSQLG
- a CDS encoding L-threonylcarbamoyladenylate synthase, producing MAQFFQIHPENPQVRLIRQAVSIIQEGGLVIYPTDSSYALGCHIGDKGAMERIRRIRKVDDAHNFTLVCQDLTEISHYAKIDNQDYRLLKNLTPGPYTFIHKATKQVPRRLMHPKRKTIGIRVPDNEIVRALLQELGEPIMSTTLILPGEEMPLTDPYEMRDLLDHQVDLIIDGGYCGYEATTVVVMTDHQPEVVRAGKGDTSLFEV
- the rluB gene encoding 23S rRNA pseudouridine(2605) synthase RluB; this translates as MSRDKQPVGDRLQKVLANAGLGSRREIEGWIAAGRVEVNGKLAELGLRVLPEDSIRVDGRPVSKRKLEAPEREVLVYNKPEGELVTRNDPENRRTVFQRLPRLERGRWIPVGRLDINTSGLLLLTTDGELANQLMHPSQQVEREYAVRVMGEVTEEQLHQLTHGVELDDGPARFEEIVESGGEGFNRWFHVVIMEGRQREVRRMWEAVGCQVSRLKRVRYGSVILESALKVGRWRFLKEKEIEELANVSGVKTERSKSRPKAKGKDYPPKGSKPRQSTKRSNTRQASRQTKPVPKNSPWKGKKSSGGRSR
- the scpB gene encoding SMC-Scp complex subunit ScpB produces the protein MTEQNRLKQIVEAALLAAGKPLSLDELIGLFTESEQPEKKSLREVLAEITEDYQGRGIEVTEVGNGFRIQVRAEFSPWVSKLWAERPPKYSRALLETLALIAYRQPITRGEIEDIRGVSVSTNIIKTLTEREWVRVVGHRDVPGKPALYATTKEFLDYFNLKSLNELPTLAEIRDLDSINRELELQDPDKVDGEQSEATQQSVDSVENTQTRQDADDEFETESASAEPAVESVSESEAEAETDGEADSQSFEAETDSTAELDTAEVPATDDDISDHQDEAEPESLERSEKRLTTANPEAESPSVALSDEEQTPLKTEIDE
- a CDS encoding septation protein A, with product MKLLADFFPVILFFVAYKLYGIYIATGVAIAASVIQVGYGWLRKGHVERMHLITLAILVVFGGLTILLQDRTFIMWKPSVINWLFGLVFIGSMLIGKKPLVQRMMESAIDVPDPIWKRLNLAWGVFFIILGFLNLYVANDFFVAERQLMELSGLQQIDFDSCHTQFQGIELQMCHDAHSLEESWVNFKLFGMMGLTLGFVILQAFYLARHLREPEPETEEN
- a CDS encoding site-2 protease family protein is translated as MEGLSLIQKLAIFVLPMIFAITVHEAAHGWMAKRLGDKTAEMLGRVTLNPIKHIDPVGTILVPLGAYLLTGFMFGWAKPVPVNWNNLRQPKRDMGLVALAGPGANLLMALIWAMMVYAGALSLQHFEWLGVPLMLMGVAGVLINAVLMALNLMPIPPLDGGRVVYSLLPPKQAQIFSRLEAYGLFIVLIMLVTGILGFLLWPLVGLTIKILPASDLVTQLIPVILSPARS
- a CDS encoding tryptophan--tRNA ligase; translation: MNQPLSANRVLSGMRPTGQLHLGHYHGVLKNWVTLQEAYDCYFFVADWHALTTHYDDPSVIPNSIWDMVIDWLAAGVDSDSATLFVQSLVPEHAELHLLLSMITPLGWLERVPSYKDQQEKLKEKDLATYGFLGYPLLQSADILIYRAAQVPVGEDQVAHVELTREVARRFNHIYGRGANYEEEAEAARKKMGKKAAKQYAQLRKAYQEQGDAEALLKGQELLGAQQNISMEERERLLGYLEGSGRVILAEPQPLLTKASKMPGLDGQKMSKSYANTISLRETPEQVENKLKRMPTDTNRVRRTDPGDPQKCPVWQFHEVYSDLKTREWVQAGCTSAGIGCLECKAPVIEAVLDELKPIQARAAELEAQPEQVKRIIEAGSEKARAVARETMREVREAMSLQILG
- a CDS encoding GGDEF domain-containing protein, which codes for MSNTMTGIHSIHHDRFTPTDGPILGRLADVVNDDGTLGLIMELSGKLQTTLEVDTLIELFAQVMGNQALYDSLDYRAPTSGMALHFGQDEQRNKLGYNLKVLDTDLGQIVVSRNKRYNKSEIAKVENFLAALLYPLRNALLYQTAIESAFLDSLTGIKNRTAFDSNFNREIELNRRKNSELSLVVMDIDFFKRINDQYGHAVGDLVLKQVAKGVEETIRSSDALYRYGGEEFVVVLNGTDQLGARLLAERIRENIESLRIESLKNLQVTLSLGVSMMNEGDTAETLFKRADEALYVAKNQGRNQVVMSE
- a CDS encoding endonuclease III domain-containing protein — translated: MRSLKARLEELFEKLFAHYGAQNWWPADSPFEVMLGAVLTQNTAWTNVEKAIHNLKSLSELNPQALITMPRESLAQAIRPSGYYNLKAERVQNLCGLLLDNPALHRLDDPQLREQLLGVTGIGPETADDILLYAFHRPVFVIDAYTRRLLGRIGWVDGYVPYEALRQTIEQALVGEASYYNEFHALIVIHAKSVCCKQPRCNACHLSGLCNYAADSRP